The genomic region GAAGATCGAGCGTGGTCTTCATATGGGTCACGATACGGTTCTACGGTTGGAGGTCAATACAAGGCGCCGGGGCCAGGCATTCCCGATGGACAACCAGTCCCGCGTCACGGTCCGATGCTGGCGATCGGATCCGATCGAGACGCTCCCGAAGGCTTTGGGCCCGTGATCGCGCGTCGTCCGAACCCCACACTGTCCCATGGCGGGGTCGGGGTCACATCTGTGAATTTGACAAATCAGGCCCGGGATCGGGCGGCCGACCAGAATGTCAAATTCAGAGATCTGACCCCGAAGCCGAATTTCCCTGCTACCGCTCAAGATCGGCAAGATGGGTGCTTGCACTTGGCAATCCCTCCAAACTCAACTGGTCAATCAGCGCAAGCGCCCGGTCATAAAGGGGCTTCGACTGAAGCTGGGCGTAGGCTGTAAAGACAAGCTTGCCAACGATTTGCTCGTCCGCAGCAAGTGACGTGCGGATGTCCCGGGCCCCTTCAGCGCAGCGGGAGGCAAAGATCTCGCAGACATCAAGGATGATTTCGGGAACGCGACGATTGGTCTCCTTCAAGGCGTACAGCAAAAGACTCGGCTCTTCAGCGAAAGCCGGACTGTCAAGAAAACTGCGAATCAGGGCCTCGAAGTCCCTGAGAGGTGTGTCAGGTGATTGCCAAAGGCGGCGGAAACATGTCGCGGCATGGGTACGGACGGCCTTGCTGCTGTCAGCAAACAGGCGAACCAAAGCGGGTTCACACCACGAACGGCATTCCGGATGCAGGAGGTTTCTACTTGCGATTTGGCACGCCCCTAGCCGGCATTGTTCGTCGCCGGAAAGCGCCACCTCAGCAAGCGGGTCAGCAACCTTGTGATAGAGCCGGGCGAGGCAGGCGAGAGTCCCCCCCTGCTTCCTCACTTCATCGCGTGAGGAACCCAGCATGCGGTCAATTGTCCCGGCAAAGTGACCAAAGTGCTCGCGTAGTCCCGACTGAATAAAATGAACCACGTAGGCTGTGCCCAGAAGCCGGTCGTCCGAATCCAGGAGCGCTTCCATGAGTTGCAGCGCCAACGGCGTATCGTTTCGGGCAACGGCGAACAAGGTTGAGGCCACCACGGCCCGCACAGCCAGACTAGGGTCGGTCACTAGCTGGTCGATCGTGCCACAAAAGTCCGCCAGATACTGCAAGTCATGCTTGATCAGATTGCCAATCGTGAGTGCTGCAACCCCGCGCACGGTATTGATGCCATGGTGAAGAATATCACCTCCATAGTAAGCCTGCTCACCATCGGCTAGATCCGCATTCGGATCCGAATGCCGCGCCGCATCCCGAATGAACTGGATCGCATCCTCGGGTAGCCGGGCATCGGCCATCGTGCCGAGCAAATCCAGAGCAGCGCACAAGCAAGCCTTGTCTTCCCGAGCGAATACACGTCTTGCCACCTCAATCTTGCCAGGCATAGGGCTTGCGGACTCCTTCAGCCCGTAAAGCACGTTCATGAAGTAGCTCGGTTCAACGTCTTCAGGGAAACGGAGCGCGAGACGGCTGAATCGTTCGGGTTGCTCCTTGACGAAATTCCGGAGCATCCCAGCAAGTTCGTGGGCACCACCACGTTCGAGATGCTCGATGTCGAACTGTCGGTCCGCTGAACTGTATTTGGCAATGGCTCCAAGCCATTGCTCGTCCGTCATGTGTTGTGCGGACTCTTGCGGTATAGGGGAGACCACGGTGTAGCTCTGTATGCCTCTTGGCGGGCCGTCTGGCTTGCCGAACTTCGTCCGCCACCCGGCGATCTGTGCGTTTGCAACGTTGCTCCTCCTATGGGAGGCAAGAGCTGACAAAAGATTGAAGGCCGAGATGCCCCGACGGGGAAGCCCTTCCCTTGTTCGCTCGTGGGGCGTCAGGAAGGCCAGAACCTCTGCTTCCACGGCGCGAAAGACTGGCTCGGAGCAATGCGGGGAGAACTTCTCAAGAACCTGACGGGACACCCAGAACCAGCTGTCTGAGTACCCACAGAGGAGTCGCTCCGGCTCGGCAGCCAACAACCCAAGCACCTCATCCGCACAGCCGGCAGGAGAAGAAGATAGGTAGGCGCACATGAGCAAGAAGTTGGCCGTCCGATGTCTTGCAACCCGTAGCTGCCTGATGCAAGGGAGCAAGGCGTCGGGAGACTGCCGGCCGGCGAGTTCGAAGGCTTCCTCGCACGCACTAAGAAACGCCTCGTACATGCTGATGTGTTGTCTCATCAAATGTCGAGACGGCCATACCCAATCGCTACTGAGCGCTCCATGGTCATCAGTTCTGAAGGCTTCGGCAGCGCGAATGATTGCGGGCAGGATATGCTCAAGGAAAGCTGCTGGTGCCTTTCGCGCACTCGTGAACAGGTGATCGACGCCAAACTCGTCATCGAGCAGGGCCCCTGTTAGCCCATGTTGATCCATCGTCGACTTGGCGATAGCAATCCGCCGGTCCAGCCAGTGTGCAGCCAGTTCCGCGCACCAAGCGGGCCGTTCATCCGAGAAGCCGTGCAGCATAGACCAGAATGTGCCGTTGGATGGAAGGCGGTCTTTCGCATCATCAAGTGTTCCGTCATCCAGAAGCCTAAGAAACAGATCGAAAAGGCGGCGGCTCTTGCCAAGGCATCTCCCCTCCACCATATAGCGCAGCCTTGGCTTCCATTCGCCCCCTTTCGTGGCGAATGGCTCCAAGAGTTCCGCCACTCGCTCGGAGTGCTGGTCAGCTTGCTGGCGCAGATACCGACACATCGTATCCAGCAACCACGCCTCGTCCGATTGCAGCCATAGTTCGAGGAAACCAAGACGGTCGGCAATCGTGAACAACGTTCGTGAGGCAAAGAAGGCATCGAATACCCGTGAAGCCAGCCGATCGGGATTAGGTTTCCTGGCGCGGCGGCAGGCCATCTCGGAATCAATCCACGGCATTAGTGCCTGGAGTTCTTCATCCCTCGGTTCGGGATGTGCCGCGACAAGTTCGATCGTGAGCAACTTCAGGTGCGGACGAATGAGATCACTTCGAAGCAGGTGAACGATCCTGTCAAGATACGCCGCAAAATCGTCGTCACGGAGGAACGCCAGCACTTGGCGGAGCTGTGCCCGGCGAAAGAGGTGTTGCGCGTCGCTTTCGAGGAAACGAACAAACTCCCGCCCACCGTGCGGCTGCGTGCGCGCAAAACAATAGTCAAAGAGTGTCTCATGGCCGAAGCCGTAGCGGCGGCCATCCCAAGTCAGCACCCCTTCTGATGCCATCCGTTGGAGCATTTCCGATGGGAAGGCGTCCATTGTCGTGACGGGCACTGAGAGCTCCTGACGGTCGCTCATTGCCGTGGCGAGATGCTGGATAGCTCGGTACCAGAGCGCGTCCCATTCCTGCGATTGTGCCGCCACGGCTCTTCGCTTGGCATCCCAGTAGGCATCACAGAGTTCCTTTGCTGTTGTGAAACGCTCCTCCGTGCGAGCGAGTCCGGCGCCAATGAAGAGCGAAAGATTCTGTGGCAGGCGAAGCATGGCCTGCTGAGGGGGGGTGAGTCTGGAAAGGTCACCGCCATCATTTGCCAGCACTGCTTTGGTCTCGTCTGCTGTGAACTCGCTGAGTTCAATCGGAGACTGATCTTTCGCTATGAGCTGTTTGAGTCGATGGTCGTGCACAAAGTCAAACTTGCGGCAGGCCAGCAGGAGGTAAATCCTGGCGCGCGAGTGAAGGCCGAGCACTTCGTCGCGAAGCGCGGCGATGGCATCAAAGAAGTCCGGATGACGGCCTGAAGTGGCGCTCACGCAGTCAACCTGATCCACCACAAGCGCTACCGTCCGCTTTGGATAATTGTCCGCGAGCACCAGTGCGGGCGAGTCGCCAAGGCCAAGCTTTTCCCCCAGCGCGATGGCCGTGGTGACGGGCTCGACACCATCGAGCCGGAAGGCGAGCACCGGCACATCTGCAGCCTGCAATCCTTCCACGATTTGGCATAAGCACGCGCTCTTCCCGCCACCCGCTGCGCTGGTGATGAGGATGCCCAACGGTGCGGAGTTGTTCTGAATACGGGCAATAAGGTCATCCGCGACCGCCCGGCGTATGGCAGCGCCGCGAATCAGTCTTGCGCGTTGCCCTGCAACATAGGATCGCGTGACCGCCAATATGCGGTTCGTTGCGTCTGGAGAGGGCGCACGCCGTCGCGTAATGCCGCGAGTCCGGAGGTGTTGTTCAATGTCGGGCGCCGTGAGCACTTCATGCGTGCTGAGGAGATAGAGGTCCCGCAGGACAGCCATTGTGGTCTGCCCGGGCCCGCCGAAAGTCGCGCCAAGAACGCGGCACAGTTGCAATTCGAGGGTCACCTCTTCGGCGCTCCTTACCGTCACCGCTCTAAGAAATCTGAACACTTCCTCTTCGTCGAGCGCACCCAAATATCCCCTGAGGTCTGTAAACTGGGCATCACGCCCACATCTGAGGAAGTGCCCTTGGAACTCGGTGTACGACTGTGCAGCGCGCGCGTTTTCCGTAAGCTTTTTCAGTTCCGGTGAGCCGGAGACTGAAGCGAATACGCATTGGTCTCCGGCGCGAAACTTTTCGAAGAAGAACTGCAATACGGGCCTCAATGCACAGATGGACCAGGTATCACGGTTTGTCGGCTGCCGCTTAGCTTGCCAGTGTTCCCGGACGACTCCACGCACGAGATGAAATTCCGCCCCATCATCTCCGGGAGTTTCAATTCGGATCGCTGACGCCTCACCGTTCAGAACGGCGAGGAATGCATCGACTCCCCAAAGCGCCTCGTGAAAGTGCCCTGCCTTGGCGGCCGCGCCACCGGAGTGTGTGCTAAGTGCCACAGGTCAGCCGTTGTCGACCGGGTCATGGAGAGGATGTCTCTGGCCCCGTCGCCTGTGCAGTCGTTCGTGCTACGCGCCAGCGATGAGTAGGCACTACATCGAATTTGAGTGTGTCGGCTGGGGCAGATTGTGGCGCGAGCAGCTCGGAGAACCGATTCTTGAACTTCGCAGCATTGACGATTCTGCCCATGGCCAAGATTCTGCCCAGCTTTGTGACGGAAGGAAATCTGCATTCTCAGGGGCAGCGCATCCTCCTATCGCGGCCGAGACGAACACCGGCAGGGGACCGCGGGAGTCGGAGGCCCGCCCTTATTCAGCACTCAGGCAGATCAGATTGCCTTGGTCGTTGCGGGCGTAGATGCGGCCGTGGGCGACGGTCGGGCTGGTCCAGCAGGTTCGACCGAGGACTTGCGTCCGGCCCAGTTCGGCATAGGCGGCGGGTGACAGCCGGGTGGTGACCAGTTCGCCGTTTTCCGTCAGGGCCAGCAGAACATCATCGACCCCGATGGTGGTGCCGTACCCGAAGTTGTCCCGTGTCCAGAGCACGCGGCCATCGGCGAGGTTGAGCGCCACCAGCCGGCAGTTGGGCGTGCCCTGCCGGCCGTCGATGCCGTAGATCGTGCCGTTCAGGGCCACGCTGTTGTTGAGGGCGTTCTTCAGTTCCCGGGTTTCCCAGACCAGGTTCAACGCCTCGCCGTCGAAGGTCAGCAGCTCCGAGCTGGCGTTGGCCGAGATGAAGATGCGCCTCCCCTGGTCGAGCACGATCGGCGTCGGCGCGAGCAGATCGAACTGCGCCTTGAGCGGGCGATGGGCGATTTCGGCGCCGTCCGTGGCCGACAGCACGGACAAGCCCCTGCCGTTCATGGCGGCGATGAAGGGCCGGCCATTCCAGGCGAACGGGACGGGCGAGGCGTAGGCGGGAGGATGGGCTTCCGTGGAAACCCAGACGGTCCGGCCGGTGGCGAGTTCGAGCGCGATGACCTTGCCAGCGCTGATCCATACCTGCTGGCCGCTGACCACCGGCGAACTTCCGAAACCCCACTGCGGCACGGCAACGCCCATCGCGGCCGGCAGGTTGACCTCCCAGACCCGGGTGCCGTCGGCGGTGTCGAGGCAGAACAACTGGCCGTCCTTGCTCAACGTCAGGACGCGGTTGCCGGTCACGGTGGGCGTGGCATTGGGACCGCCGGGGTGCATGCGCGGCAAGAGTTCGGCGGGGTAGGTGTGCTTCCAGAGTTCCCGGCCGGTGACGGCATCGAGGCAGTACACGGTCTCGCCGGCTTGCCCGTCGTGGCCGAGCACGAAGGCCCGGCCTTCCGCGACGCTGACCGCGGAGTAACCGCGGCCGATCTTCGCCTCCCACGCGGTGGAGTACTTCGACAGATCGGACACGAAGGCGGGGTCACGGGTGCGGTTGCTGCCGTCCGGTCCGAGCCAGCGGGGCCAGTCGGTGGCGGAGAGATCGGGGGCGCCCATGCGGATGCCGATCGCGAGGATCGCGAGGGTGGGAAGGAAGCGGGGATTCATGGTCATTGTCGGGAAACGTGTCGGGGCAAGACGATGGCAACGGGGTTGGCGTTACAGCCTCGAACCAGGGCAGGTGCCAGGAAGGGCGACCGGCCGGTGTCCCGGACGGACGCCAGGCGGGCACCGGCTCTCCCATGCATGGACGCGAACCGCCGCGAATGCCCGGCCCTCCGCCGCGAATGCCCGGCCCTCCGCCGCAAATGCCCGGCCCTCCGCGGCGAAGACACGTCCATGGCCGTCCGGATTCCGCCTCGACTTTCCCCCATCCGTGCATCCCGGAGTTGTGGGTAGAGGCGCGAACTTCGCGAGGCGTCGCCTCGGAGGGCCGAGTTCCAGGAGGCCGCAACGATGGGTTGCGTTGGAATGCGGACTCGCGGAGCTCGTCCCTCCGATTGGCTGCCGCCTCACCGACAACTGGGGGATGCACCGCTCCCCCATCATGGCGCGCTTGCGGCATCGACAATGCGGGCGGTGACGGCGGACGGACTGTGGGTGAGCGTCAGCCGCAGATGCGGCGGCAGGCGGACGGGCGGGGCCGAGGTGAGGGTGCCTTGGATGCGGTCGGCCGTCAGGATGGCGAAGGTGTCTCCCAGCGCGGGAATGTAGCCCTCGCGGAACTCCAGTGGCAGGGTTCCGTCCAGGGTGGCGGTGCCATTGACCGTGCATTGGCCGTGCCCGGAGCCCGCGGTGGTCCCGCCGATCTCGACGGCGAGCGTGCCTTCGGAGGTTTGATGCAGGGATTCGGTGAAGGTGAGGCGTCCGCCCTCAATGCGCAGGGTTCCCCGGTTGGTGATGGCCGTCGGCAGCGTGGCGTTGGCCGTCGAGGACTTCAGGAAGAGCCCCTGGTTGTCGAACTGGCCGGGAGGCGGAACGGGCACGCCAGCCAGGGTACCGGAGGCGTTGGTAATGGAGTAGGTCCCGCCCGGGAGGTTCTGGAACAGGCCGCCCATCCGGGGCCGGGCGGTACCGACCTGCAGGAACAGCCCCGCATTCTCGATCCGCGCCGCGCTCCACAAGGCGCCACGGCTGAGGGTCCCCACGTTGAGGAGCACACCCGGCCCCTCGAGGCGGGCGTCGGTACCGCTCAACCGCGAGGTCGCCCCGCTGGTGGTCAGGGTGCCGTTCAGTTCCAGCCGGCCATTGACCAGGGCGAGTTCCTGGACCGCGCCATCGGTGTCGAGATGCAGGCGGGTGGCGGGGTTGGTGACCACGAGGGTGGCGACATTCAGCGCGCCCGAAATCCGGTTCGAGCCGCCGAACACATGGAGGGTGCCGGCGCCCTGGATCGACGCCGGCAGGCGATGCGCCGTGGCAGAGGCTCCCGCCGCAAGCTGGAGGGCGGCCCCGGAATCGATCTGCACCGTCCCCCCAATCGCCGAATCGCGCTCGAGCGCGAACGTGCCGGCCTCGACACGAAGTTCGCCCGTCTGCTGAAACGGAACGGCCAGCCGCACACGCTGGTCCGGCACCCGGACATGGAGCAGGCCTTCGTTCTCGAACCGGCCCGAGCCCATTCCCAGGATCGGATTGGGTGAGGTCCAATCGAACCGACCCTGCGGTGTGACCCGGAGCACGGCGTTGTTCTCAAGACTGATCGACAAGCCCGCCCCCTGCGCCGAGTTCCAGCGGCTGGCGCCATGCAATTCGAGAACCCGGCTTCCGGCCAGTGTCAGCCGCATCGGAATCTCGACCCCTTCCAAGGCGCGGAACACCCCCCCGCCGGCGAAGGTGACGCTGAAGTTCATGCCCGCCCGGCCCAGCATCAGGGGCGCCGTCGCGGACAGATCCGCCGGGCCGTCCAGGGTGCCACTCGAGAAGGCCAGGTCGTGAAACGTGGCGGGATGCTGGAAGGTCATGGTCCCACCCGCCAGCACCACGGGGCCCGAAAACGGCTCGGTGGGCGCACTGAACTCCGCCGCGCCGAATCCCAGCGCGAAGGTTCCGGTGCCGAGCTGAACGGGACCGCGAAAGGCAACCCGCGCGGAATTGGTGATCGTGGTGCGGCCCGTCACGGCGTAGGTGCCATCGATCCCGGTGTCGAAGCTGTTCAAGAACCAGACATCGCCGCCCCCTCCGATCCGGGAACCCGCGGCGAACACCATGTTGGTGTTGGGATCGGGCTGCTGGAACCGGAGCGAGGCCCCGGGCGCGACGTCGATTTCGCCGGAGTGGAGGAGCCGGTTCCGAAACAGCAGCGTGCCGGACTCGACCTGCCACCGCCCTTCGTTGGTGACCACCAGCCCCGTGATCTGGATTTCCTGGGTGCCACCCCGCGACCGGATCAACCCCCGGTTGCGAAGGCTGGTGCGCCCGCCGGAAC from Verrucomicrobiia bacterium harbors:
- a CDS encoding PQQ-binding-like beta-propeller repeat protein yields the protein MNPRFLPTLAILAIGIRMGAPDLSATDWPRWLGPDGSNRTRDPAFVSDLSKYSTAWEAKIGRGYSAVSVAEGRAFVLGHDGQAGETVYCLDAVTGRELWKHTYPAELLPRMHPGGPNATPTVTGNRVLTLSKDGQLFCLDTADGTRVWEVNLPAAMGVAVPQWGFGSSPVVSGQQVWISAGKVIALELATGRTVWVSTEAHPPAYASPVPFAWNGRPFIAAMNGRGLSVLSATDGAEIAHRPLKAQFDLLAPTPIVLDQGRRIFISANASSELLTFDGEALNLVWETRELKNALNNSVALNGTIYGIDGRQGTPNCRLVALNLADGRVLWTRDNFGYGTTIGVDDVLLALTENGELVTTRLSPAAYAELGRTQVLGRTCWTSPTVAHGRIYARNDQGNLICLSAE